The region TCTTACTCTATAAActagttatatatttatgttacaaGACTTAGtttatatttgttcattacCTACACCGACTCAATGctcacaaaaatatttaaattaattctcACATAATAATCCAAGTTAAAGTTCTTTAATACCttcaatgtatatataattaaccaaaccttttaataaattatatgcataagttTGGAATAAAGAAGTGTAGGCAATGATAGGTTAATACAAAAAGGAAGCACCCAACCATCAAGCAAGTGGTGTTGTTAGGGAGTCACCATCAAGCACTAAAGAGAAAGACTTATATGGATTCTATTCaacttaaaattcaaattaaaaataaaaataaaaataaagagagtgTTTGAAAATGGATGAAGGCTAAGGTGGTGGAGAGTTCTTTCTTGTGTCCCTCATTAACACATCACTTGGATTGAGATAAAGACTCTTCAACCAAAGGCCACTCATGCACATGCACTTCTAGTGAACCATGAGAGTATAAATCCAAGTGTGGGCAAAGAGAGCTTGTTTTCAAAGTAAAACCATGGCCAAGGGTTCAAGAAGACTACTTCTAGGGTTTCTCTTTGTTTCATTTCTCTATGCTTCCGTGCTTCGGTGTAACGTCTCCCCCATTCGTTTATGTATACTAATGACTACTCTGagtcttttagttttttttttaatattggtaATTGGTATCATATcatattgttttatattaattaatttctttatgttgattagtatgttttttttttaatgtttgatttgaAGGGAAGTTGCCGATATTACATTGGCCAAGTAATTTGGGCTTTAGAAGCAATATCATAGGAGGAAAAGAAAGAGCGGAgtatttcaattttcttttgcGCAAATTGGTAAGAGGTTGTTCTTTAAACTGctcttttaattatattttttatttttgtttattaattaacttgaattaatatttgaaaCTATATTACATGAACTccatttgatttgaaatttaaatttttaacaggAAAAAAATTCCACTAAGTTTGTGAATCATAATGGCTAATGATTTAGGCAATAGAAAGATTGCACAAAGCTCATGTCTAACTACCTCATGAGGTCCACTTTCATCACTAGTGCCatgcactttgtttttttttttatgcttccaCCAAACTAATTATCATCCATTTCATTATCTTTTTTGAGTCTTAGAAGGCATGacaattcataatatatatatatatatatatatatgtaattatgtatatctagtagtggtggtggtggttgtttgttttatttgtcaatGGTAGCCTTGAATAGGCCTTTATAGGCCATCTTCATTTGTACCACACAAGTGTGGTGCAAGGGATGGCATTTTAGAATTTGAGTAAATTTTGATATCTATAATATCAAGTTTTTAACTTATGAAAAactcttaaaattttataaaaattcaagttcaataaaacatttaaattggTGCTAAATGggattgtcatttttttttcatttattgtgaTGTATAATAGTAACAATAAAACCAAATCAACTAATTATGTCAAACTCAAAACtttattaaagttaaatttcTCCCCCTTTTAGAATATtgactatttattatttttattaatgttatttttcacTTTAATCTCTTTACAACCTGCTCACTATTCTCACTTggtatttgaatttgaaaaattaactaattaattttaaatttagacaccaaaaaaataaagatacttaattcaaaggaaaataataataatattttcaaaaagaaaagtacGATGCTGAAATGAATTAAAGAGTGGGatagaataataatattaataatataaacaaataagaacatccaaatgagaatgaaatgaagaaaaggGCCTCAAATGTCGGTGTGGGGCATGACAAAGAATTTTTGGACCGCATTGTCAGGTTAGTTAGTAGACGAAAAGCCAGCTCTGCATGGACAAGTGCTTCTcaccaaataaataataaataaactagtGATATTCTTattctcacacacacacacacacacacacacacacacacacacacatatatatatatatatcatattggaGTGATTTGTGGGTGAAAATAGATCAttcaaagtgtttttttttattttttatattacacttatttttatcaaatattacATTTCAGACATTAAACGGTGCAATTCTCTCAAAAGTTATATACAAATTAcgaatatatttaaattctcAGTCTTTATGCATGTACATAGTAAAATTAAATACCAACTATTCTATTTCAGCGGTGTTTGATGAAGCAATACTAGGTCCATTTTATTTGGATttcataattttgtattttattttttaattatgtaatttgtttttcatttgaattttttacctcatatttttaaataataataatttacaacaataataaaaatacatactaTATATTCTTTCTCTCTGGCATGGTCAAATAAAAGCACTCcatttcattataaaaaaagaaaactttattccatttcctcttatttttaaaacaaattaacttttatttttccttgcaGGGCATGCAAAGAATGAGCTTAAACAAAACCACATAACCTACATATCAGATCAAGAATCAAACCTATGCATCACATCAAACCCAATTAGAATCACAACAACGCCCTCCCCAACCATCTACACAACTAACCCTAACCAACAAAACACCACCCAATTTACTCTACGTCCATACCCAAGAAAAACAGATGCCCTAGCCATGCAACGTACAACACCAATCACCATCCtcacaaaccctaaaacccctCTCCCTCCCTGCACCACCACCTACACCTCCCCTGCCATCATTTTCTCCACCGGTGGCTTCGCCGGAAACTTCTTCCACGACATCAATGACGTCCTCATCCCCCTCTTCCTCACCGCCGGCCATCTTCGAACAAATGTCCTTCTAATCTTCGACTACCAGCCATGGTGGGCTATCAAGTATCGCCGTCTTCTCGCCTCCCTTTCGTCGGAGATCATCATCACTTCATCTTCTACTGACGTGCATTGCTTTCCGGCAGCTGTAATTGGACTCAAGTACCATGGAAACCTTGCATGTAATTCCTCTGATGTTCCCGGAGGTGTTACTATAaaagatttcattttttttctacgTAGTTCTCTTGAGTTGAAACCAAAGAGAATGCATGTTGGACAAGAACCAGTTATGGTCATTCTTTCACGTAGGAAATCAAGAATGTTAGTCAATGAGGCTGAtgtggttgagttagccaagaaGATTGGGTTCCAAGTTGAGTTAGCCACAACTGAAATGATGTCAAAAGTGGATGAGTTTGCTGAGTTGGTGAACTCTTGCAGTGTTTTGATGGGTGTTCATGGTGCAGGACTAACCAACATGGTCTTCTTACAACCAGGTTCAGTATTATTGCAGGTCAGAAATATATTATTTCCATTCTTTTTCAtccttaaattaatattaatattgttattattatatatgaatatatatatatatatattatatatatatatatatatatatatatttgcaggTGGTGCCATGGGGATTAGATTGGGCTTCTAAGGCATATTATGGAAGACCAGCACAAGAGATGGGATTGAAGTATGTGGAGTATCATATAGCAGTAGAAGAGAGCACATTATATGAAGAGTACCCAAAAAACCACCCGGTTTTAACTGATCCTTGGTCTATTAATCTCAAAGGTTATAATATTAGTAGGCCAGTTTACACTGATGGGCAAAATGTTAAGCTTGATTTGGTTAAGTTCAGTGAAGTGCTTTCACATGCCAAGCAACTTGTTGTAAGCTCATCCTAGAGTTGAGATATATAGAAGGATATGATGCAAATTTGTATAGAAATTGGAGGAAGTTTATTGGTGgtttttatttgttggaatTAACATAGTAAATTATGGGAAATAATATTGttatgtggatatatatatatatatatatatatataagaattggATATAAGAGGTTGAGGGGTCAATGTGAAAAATCATGCATTTCAGTAATTTTTTGGAACAACTGAAAGTAATTGAGATTTTTTcacattgatttaaaaaaaaaaagtataaaaggGGCGTTTGCATATTtatatctcaaaaaaaaaataattgagatttGCGTATATACCttgtaaatgatatatttacatgtatagccacaaatctcaaaaataaattagtggtggaaaaataacaaatataaatatattaataaaaaaatgcatttaaatatttttctcaccAAACATACCGTAAACTATTTAACCAACGTTACTAACACATAGTCATATATAGTctcacattttattttgtatttattatttttatttttattttttgatggaGGGGGTATTTGCatgtaattttctctttttaaaattatcctttAACAAATCATGGCTGGGTAAAGATTTCAGAAAGTTGTGTGCAAATAGAGAAATTTTAAGGGGGGTAAAAGCAAAAGAACATTTGCAAGCAGTGAAAATGTGAAATTTTTAGGGCGATTCGTGGATTGATTGATCCTTTTGATCACTGAGAGAGCGAGAAGGAATCCGAGAACGATGAAGCTGAAGCAACTGGAAGGTCTTCTTGGGAACCTCGACCAATTCTCCGATCCAAAGGTACCCTTTCTCCTCTTCTGCGAATCAATGCTTCTCTTTATGCGCTATCCCTTTTCCAATTCCATTCACTTTGTTCTCCACTTTGGATGATTCGTGATGAATTCCATTCGATCAGGTGGAGCTGGAACAGTACCCCACGGGTCCGCACATCGCGTCACGCCTGCTTTACATGGtaattttcagctttttttatatgttgtgGTGGTGTTTCCTGATCCTTTCTTTCAGAAAGATTGTAACTTTTGTTGGATGTTTGGATAAAGCTTGTTGCTTTGGACTGTTTTTCACTGTGTAACTTCATTTCCATATTGGCAATATGCTCGTCATGTTAGTTTTGTGAACTGATTGAAATGATTTAACTTGACtgagaattttgaaattttttcacGTTAGCGAAAGAAAAGCTTGAATTTTGCCTACATGTTTTGCGTCATGAGGTTTGGAGGTTCTGTGTTGTTGTGTAAGATATTGTTTTAGGAGAAATGCTGCACATCGAGATAAGGATTGGCCTTTCTTCTTGTCCCTCTCTCATTTCCCATTTATATCTTGATTGCCCTATCTGTAGTCCTGGACATGCAGCACATTTTGTGTAGTAGCAGATTTTATTGGAAGTTGTTCAGGAAAAAAAGATGGACTTATGTTTCTATCATTCAAGGCACCACTAGATACAAACATACCAAATAAAGCATAGAATAGAAACTGGAGGCCTGTAAATAGCTTCTGAGATGATTTTACAGTTGTTAGTATCACAACAATAAATATGTACAATAGAATTAGGAGTAGGGATGGTGAAGTGGAGGGTTGAGGTTAGCTTGATAGTTGATCAggttaagaaaataaatttatactcCCTGGCTTCTTGGCTATAAGATGAAGCTTAGATGagatattgagtaaatgttGGAGGGGCATAGTTTCAAAAACAAGGGCTTAGAGATTCATATTACTATATTTCACATACATTTTGCTATTTGTGACCACCCCCCCTCTTGTGAACTGTAGGCtgcttcaaatcaaatttgcaAGATGAacttattttcatcatttgtaGTATTTATGGTTTATTGGATGAGTTAGCTGATCCAATTAGAGTCGAGAGAAATCATTATCTGTGATCTTATGTGCTTTAATCAATGAaacatttgtgaaaaaaattgatacaaCTTCTAAATACACATAACACAATTGTTTCTTTTACTGGGAAAGCTGTTTGCTCATCTGAGAAATGATGTGGTTTTGAATAGTTATGTAAACAAAATTATCGGGTCATTTACCGTATGCCCTTCACTTTCAAACTCGTCATGTTTGCAAAACTAGGAGGACTGTTAGTACATGTTTATTTGATTGCCCAACTTACATGGACAGTGTTTGGTATTGGAGAACTGTGGTCTGTGTGTCAGACTACCTTCATTGAACATTCTAATTTATTCTTATTAGTTATAGTTATGTtgttttgcaattttatttacATAGTTTGTTCTTATGTTATTAGTTTTTGATTCGTTAAATTGTTACCAGTGATGGAATCATGTGTTAAAGTAAATGAATTTTCTATACATATTGCTAGGCTGAAAGTATGTTTGGAGATGTAAGTGGCAAGGTTGTGGCAGACTTTGGTTGCGGTTGTGGTACATTAGGTATTGCGAGTTCTTTATTGGGTGCAGAGTGAGTATTTTCTTATCCTATCAAAGGATAGTCATTGAGATTTTGCATCCCATATTTTCTTGCTGCTTCAAGCGTATTGTGTATTTTTTGTACGTTTGGCTAAATTCTtgaatattcaaattttaataagtttcttgtttgttttgtagtTTTAAATTTAGATCTAACATGCTCATTTCGTTTGGGCAGGTATGTCATTGGCTTTGATATCGATTCACATTCTCTGGAAATTGCTTCTATAAATGCTGCAGAATTAGAGGTATTTTCTTAGCAAATTACATCTTGGcgcacacacactcacacatacacatacacatacacatgtaTTGCTTCTATTAATGCGCAGAATTAGAGGTATTTTCTTAGCAAATTTCATCTTGGCACACACGCGCGCACACACAAGCACAGATGTGCGTGCTGGGGAATGCAATTCCAGCTGCATTAAAACAACATAATCTTCATCTGATTGTTTTGGAAAAAACTGCTCTACATTATACCTGACTTCCTGCTAGTTATATTTATTCATAAGTATTGTGCGTGCCATTGTCTTCTAGAAGTTTTTGTACTCTTTTCTTGCTATCTTGATGGAAATGAGCTTTTCAATCCATTTCTCATCATAGGAGAATGAAATACTTGGTTTTGATGTTTGAGTTCTGTCCACATACCTGTCTGTGCTGACATAATTTTACAAGGCTGTTGTATACAGATCTCATTATGTTCTTGCATGCCGTCTTTGTACATCTTTATGTCACTTCAAGTTTTTATTTGGATGTTGAAGGATGGTTCAAAAAATGATAGTCAAGGACCAAGTAACCTGCATATAATTGGAATGTTTTTAGGGCTTTATGTGGATGTCTTCTGTGTTGGTTCTGGATTTTCCAGTTCTACACCTAAGTGATTTTAAATAGTTTGTTGAACTACCAAGAATTTTCCTAGGAATGATTTTCAAAATTCTCAACATTTTGTCCCATGCTGCAGCATTAGTTCAAGTACTCCTAGTTCATGTGCTGGAAATACATTGTTTAATGGCAATCAGAGCTTGTTGGTTCCAACACCCTGTATAATGCATTCAAAGCCGTGCCTAAGTGATAATTATGAATTATCCATGTCATCTATTTGCTACAGAGTGCTTTACACAATTCCtcataaatcaaatttatgatatgTCGCTTGTATTCTTGATTTAAATTCTAGGGAAGACCTTTATTGTTTCTAGTGACTTATCATGCCATGCCTTTATCTTAGATAAAGGGATAAAATTCTCTGGTTTTGTAGAGTTAATTTATACCAATATGTTCGTCtcaatatatttattctttttatatgctcaatgatctttaaaaataacaattaacaataaaaattcatacTCTTTTTCCTTTATAAGAATGTGCAATATCTAGTAAATCTTGTTTTAAAAATCTTTGGTGTTTCATTCTTGATGACTTGATTCTTGTATATTAAGAAAGTGTGGAGGTGTCAATGATCTAATTCCTTAATGTGGCACCACCTCTATCCAACACCTAAGAATAAAACTCCATGTAGGTCCGAGGTATTTTTCAAACATATTTTCTCTTGCTATTGTAGGCTTTCATGTTACCTATAACCGTTGTCGTGGCGTCAATCTGGTACATTTATTGGTCACATACTGTAGTTAGATGAGTTTTAACTTTATCCCCCTCTGCAAATCACACTTAAAGGGGTCTTTGGGCCCTTTAGCCTTTTTATCCAATGGACAAACCAGCATAGGCCCATCTCTTGCAATGAAGCAACTTGAGCTCAATTA is a window of Dioscorea cayenensis subsp. rotundata cultivar TDr96_F1 chromosome 5, TDr96_F1_v2_PseudoChromosome.rev07_lg8_w22 25.fasta, whole genome shotgun sequence DNA encoding:
- the LOC120262489 gene encoding alpha-1,3-arabinosyltransferase XAT3-like isoform X1, producing the protein MAKGSRRLLLGFLFVSFLYASVLRCNVSPIRLWKLPILHWPSNLGFRSNIIGGKERAEYFNFLLRKLVRGHAKNELKQNHITYISDQESNLCITSNPIRITTTPSPTIYTTNPNQQNTTQFTLRPYPRKTDALAMQRTTPITILTNPKTPLPPCTTTYTSPAIIFSTGGFAGNFFHDINDVLIPLFLTAGHLRTNVLLIFDYQPWWAIKYRRLLASLSSEIIITSSSTDVHCFPAAVIGLKYHGNLACNSSDVPGGVTIKDFIFFLRSSLELKPKRMHVGQEPVMVILSRRKSRMLVNEADVVELAKKIGFQVELATTEMMSKVDEFAELVNSCSVLMGVHGAGLTNMVFLQPGSVLLQVVPWGLDWASKAYYGRPAQEMGLKYVEYHIAVEESTLYEEYPKNHPVLTDPWSINLKGYNISRPVYTDGQNVKLDLVKFSEVLSHAKQLVVSSS
- the LOC120262489 gene encoding alpha-1,3-arabinosyltransferase XAT3-like isoform X2, translating into MAKGSRRLLLGFLFVSFLYASVLRWKLPILHWPSNLGFRSNIIGGKERAEYFNFLLRKLVRGHAKNELKQNHITYISDQESNLCITSNPIRITTTPSPTIYTTNPNQQNTTQFTLRPYPRKTDALAMQRTTPITILTNPKTPLPPCTTTYTSPAIIFSTGGFAGNFFHDINDVLIPLFLTAGHLRTNVLLIFDYQPWWAIKYRRLLASLSSEIIITSSSTDVHCFPAAVIGLKYHGNLACNSSDVPGGVTIKDFIFFLRSSLELKPKRMHVGQEPVMVILSRRKSRMLVNEADVVELAKKIGFQVELATTEMMSKVDEFAELVNSCSVLMGVHGAGLTNMVFLQPGSVLLQVVPWGLDWASKAYYGRPAQEMGLKYVEYHIAVEESTLYEEYPKNHPVLTDPWSINLKGYNISRPVYTDGQNVKLDLVKFSEVLSHAKQLVVSSS